The following coding sequences lie in one Alloacidobacterium dinghuense genomic window:
- a CDS encoding SDR family NAD(P)-dependent oxidoreductase translates to MTSPTFHLSGKTAVVLGGTSGIGRAIALGFANAGADVIASSRRLSEVEQAASEIEGLGRRSLTLAADVLNRPSLETLHAKVMETFGRIDILVNSAGITQRVPTLDCSEEDWSRVLDTNLTGTFRACQIFGKTMTAQRYGRIINIASLGTFVAFHEVAAYCASKAAIGSLTRSLAIELARDGVCVNAIAPGIFPTSLNEDLLNTTDRGQELHMRIPMQRFGGADELVGAAVFLASEAASYVTGQIMIVDGGYLASGVNQ, encoded by the coding sequence ATGACCAGCCCCACCTTTCACCTGAGTGGAAAAACTGCCGTCGTACTTGGCGGAACTTCTGGCATCGGCCGCGCAATTGCCCTCGGCTTCGCCAATGCCGGAGCCGACGTCATAGCCTCGTCCCGTCGTCTGTCTGAAGTCGAACAAGCCGCCTCCGAGATCGAAGGCCTGGGACGTCGCTCGCTAACGCTCGCTGCAGACGTACTGAATCGCCCCTCGCTTGAAACTTTGCATGCAAAAGTGATGGAAACGTTTGGACGTATCGACATTCTTGTGAACTCTGCCGGAATCACGCAACGTGTTCCAACGCTCGACTGTTCCGAAGAAGATTGGAGCCGCGTCCTTGACACGAATCTAACCGGCACCTTTCGCGCCTGCCAGATCTTCGGCAAAACAATGACCGCCCAGCGTTACGGCCGGATCATCAACATCGCTTCTCTGGGAACGTTCGTCGCCTTTCATGAAGTGGCAGCATATTGCGCCAGCAAAGCCGCCATCGGCTCCTTAACAAGATCGTTGGCTATCGAACTTGCGCGCGATGGGGTATGCGTGAATGCCATCGCGCCGGGCATCTTTCCCACTTCGCTCAACGAGGACCTGCTCAACACCACTGACCGCGGACAGGAGTTGCACATGCGAATTCCAATGCAGCGCTTCGGTGGAGCGGACGAGTTGGTCGGCGCGGCAGTTTTTCTTGCATCAGAAGCTGCTTCCTATGTCACGGGGCAGATTATGATCGTCGACGGAGGATATCTCGCAAGCGGAGTCAATCAATAA
- the manD gene encoding D-mannonate dehydratase ManD: protein MKITNALVNVCSPGRNFVTLKIETDDGIYGLGDATLNGREMAVVSYLTEHVIPCLIGRDPFQTEDIWQYLYRGAYWRRGPVTMAAIAAVDVSLWDIKGKALRTPVYNLLGGKSREGVLVYAHAHGSTVEEAVDDVGRHVELGYLAVRAQSGVPGLESTYGVPKGTQAYEPAERGLPSESRWSSELYLRHTPRLFQKIREAFGEDVHLLHDCHHRLTPIEAARLGKDLEPFHLFWMEDPIPAELQVGFKLLREHTTTPIATGEVFNTIWDAHDLIRRQWIDYIRTSVVHAGGFTHLKKIADFAAIYNVRTGCHGATDLSPITMAAALHFGIAIHNFGIQEHMPHSAETDEVFPHAYRFDAGYMYPGDAPGLGVDIDESLASKYPYQRAYLPINRKLDGTLTDW from the coding sequence ATGAAGATCACAAATGCATTGGTAAACGTCTGCTCGCCCGGGCGCAATTTCGTCACACTCAAGATCGAAACAGACGACGGCATTTATGGGCTGGGCGACGCAACTTTAAATGGCCGTGAGATGGCCGTGGTGAGCTATCTCACCGAGCACGTAATTCCCTGCCTCATCGGTCGCGATCCCTTCCAGACCGAGGACATCTGGCAGTATCTCTATCGCGGAGCGTATTGGCGCCGCGGTCCTGTCACCATGGCCGCCATCGCCGCAGTCGATGTTTCCTTGTGGGACATCAAGGGAAAAGCGCTGCGCACACCGGTCTATAACCTCCTTGGCGGCAAAAGCCGCGAAGGTGTTCTCGTCTATGCACACGCACACGGAAGTACAGTCGAAGAAGCGGTAGACGATGTTGGCAGACATGTCGAACTCGGCTACCTCGCAGTACGTGCCCAAAGCGGAGTACCGGGCCTCGAATCGACGTATGGCGTGCCCAAAGGGACGCAAGCTTACGAACCCGCAGAGCGCGGACTGCCTTCCGAAAGCCGCTGGTCTAGCGAGCTATATCTGCGACACACGCCAAGGCTGTTCCAGAAAATTCGCGAAGCATTCGGCGAAGATGTCCATCTGTTGCATGACTGTCACCATCGCCTCACACCCATTGAAGCTGCGCGTCTGGGTAAAGATCTGGAGCCATTCCATCTCTTCTGGATGGAAGACCCGATTCCAGCCGAGTTGCAGGTGGGGTTCAAACTACTGCGCGAACACACCACCACTCCCATTGCCACCGGGGAAGTGTTCAACACAATCTGGGACGCACACGACCTGATCCGTCGTCAATGGATTGACTATATTCGCACGTCGGTTGTGCACGCGGGCGGCTTTACGCACCTAAAAAAGATCGCCGACTTTGCCGCGATCTACAACGTGCGTACCGGATGTCACGGCGCAACAGATCTCTCGCCGATCACAATGGCCGCAGCGCTGCACTTCGGCATCGCCATCCACAACTTCGGCATTCAGGAGCACATGCCACATTCGGCGGAAACGGATGAGGTCTTTCCCCATGCGTATCGCTTTGACGCAGGCTACATGTATCCCGGCGACGCTCCAGGATTAGGCGTAGATATCGACGAATCGCTCGCATCGAAGTATCCGTACCAGCGCGCCTATCTTCCCATCAACCGTAAGCTTGATGGCACGCTAACCGACTGGTAG